One Planctomycetaceae bacterium genomic window, TCACCGCCGCAGGTTCGTTCGCGGTGTTGTTCGGCGGCAGCGTAATGGCCGACGGCTGCTACTTCAAAAAAGAACCCGTGCGTCCACAGACATCTCCGGCCTGCGAACCGGCCTGGGGATTTCATCAGACCTGCTGGAAACGGTTTCCCCACGTGCCCGCATGTGACGACACGGATTCGTGCGGCCTATCCGGTTGCGGCTGCCAGGACGGTTCGTGCCAGGCCGATGGTTCCGGCGCGATGCCGCAGTCCTTTGGGGACTCACCGTGGATCGATGGGCAGTTCACCATGTCGGGATCATCAGGCGTCAGCTCCGGCGGACGATACGGCTTAGGCACGCCGTTGCCGGTCAAACCAACTCACGTCTTTCACGAGCAACTCGGCAGCACGACACCAGCGCCGCTGAATTCTCCGCCGTCCGGCGTTTCATCGCCGTTTGGCGGACAGCCACCCCGATACGGGGCTCCCGGCAGTAACCCGGTTCCATCGGCACCGGTTCCTCAACCGATGCCAGCAGCCGACCCCGGACTTCAGCCGCCGATGCCGCAGTCGAGATACAATCTGCCGGTGCCGCGGTCCACGACTGTGCAGTCGGTGTCGGTTCAGAGACCCGCCGGTCAGCCGGTGATTCGAACGCTCGCCAACCGCACCGCGACGTCACCCGGGCAGCCGGCGATCGTGCCGAATGTCAATCAGGCATCGTTGCGCTATGGGCAGACTCCGGCCGGCGCGAATCAGCCGCTCGCGGCTCCCGCGTCGACATCTTTCATTCAGCAACTGCAGACGAAGAATGCTCAACCGGCCATGACCGGTACCGGCACCGGCCGTTACCCTGTTCGACCGGCGTCCGTTTCGCCGGCGGTGCCGCAGATGCGGCCGGCGTCGATGGCAACGTTGCCGAAACTCGGTTCCAGCCGGTATGGTCGCTGATCGGCCCGATGACGATGTGACTCACGCCGTGCGGCACAGTTCGGCAAACCGCTGCACGTCGTCGCTGTTGTTGTAGATGTGAGGACTCGCGCGAAGTCGTTCGCCGCGAACGCTGACGATCACGTCCTGCCTTCGCATGTTGCGAGCCACCGTGTGAGGATCGCGGCCGCCACAGTCCAGCGACAGGATCCCGGATTGCCGGTCCGCGGGAACTGCAAACGCCGACATTCCGGCCGACGCCGCGGCATCCTGCAGCTCCGCTCGAATTTGCAGCAACCGCTCCTGTCGGTCGGAAAGCGGAATCGAGCACAGCAGCTTCAGGCTGGCGTACAGAGCGGCAATTCCGCATGTGTTCAGAATTCCGGTTTCGAAGCGCGTCGTGTCCGACTTCAGCCTGAGTTCCCCGCATTCAAAGTCCGTGGGATTGACGACACTGTTCCAGCCTGGTCCGAGCACCCGCAGCCGCTCCGCACATTCACGACGAACATACAGAATTCCCGTGCCATCAGCGGCCAGCAGCCACTTGCGGCCGTCGGCAACCAGGACATCAACTCCGCAGGCGGAAACATCCAGGTCAAGTGCCCCCAGCCCCTGGATCGCATCCACAGCCAGCAATGCGCCATGTCGGTGAGCAATCTCGGCCAGCCCGGCCAGATCACGCCGTTCTCCGCTGATGAAGTCTACCCAAC contains:
- a CDS encoding aminotransferase class V-fold PLP-dependent enzyme → MSTSNAERFSFPEVTPLQSIGELRTLLPATLKYAYLDNAALSPIPVPTADAIRFWAGDAMLNGVLHWKHWQTLIRQTRELAAQLMGSSPDEVAFVPNTAAGIAVVAEGFPWQAGDNVVVPKAEFPSNLYPWLNLRSRGVEVRLVEGRATEVAIRDACDSATKIVACSWVDFISGERRDLAGLAEIAHRHGALLAVDAIQGLGALDLDVSACGVDVLVADGRKWLLAADGTGILYVRRECAERLRVLGPGWNSVVNPTDFECGELRLKSDTTRFETGILNTCGIAALYASLKLLCSIPLSDRQERLLQIRAELQDAAASAGMSAFAVPADRQSGILSLDCGGRDPHTVARNMRRQDVIVSVRGERLRASPHIYNNSDDVQRFAELCRTA